The following DNA comes from Chitinophagales bacterium.
TGTTTGGTTTGTTTCCTTGCACAGTCATAATAGTATGTTTGCTTTAGGCACGCAAAGTTAATAATATTTTATTGCATTAACTTATTGTGCTAATTTAGTTCTGCACTTTTGAGCATAATTAATGTTAACTTTGTTTTCATAATTTTTTAGACTTTATTTAATTTATTATTATGTGGAAACAAGTAGAAAATGAGCTGGTAAAGAATTTTGAGTTTAATGATTTTTCAGAAGCTTTTGCTTTTATGACTCGTGTGGCTCTGCTGGCAGAAATACATAACCACCATCCATGGTGGAGTAATGTTTATAACAAAGTAACCATAAAATTAACTACCCACGATGCAAGAAATACCATAACCGAAAAGGATAGAAATTTAGCTAAAGCTATTGATAAGTTGTTAATTGAGTAGATTTTCAGTAGTCAGATGTCAGTAATCAGAAAAAAACAGTAAATCTCAAACCCTTTTTTGACTTCGGGATTCCTGCCTCTGCCTTATCGGCAAACAAGTCCGCAGGAATGACGCTTGGTAAGATATATTAGGTATCTATAACCGATAGCTTTTTAACAAAGATTTAGAGGTAAAAAATATTATCCTTCCTCTTACATCTTATGTCTTAAGTCTTGTATCTTATATCTGATACTGCACTTTAACCCACGATTTAAACTCAGGTAAAAGAACGGTAGAATCGCAAACGCCTATAGATTCTCCTTTGCATTCGTCTATTTCTTTATAAACTATTTGAATTTTTGTGCCGTCAGCCACACCGTCTAAATCTTTTACATTGCAAACTCTAAAATTCTCATCGCCAGCTTTTAGGTATATAACATCGGTACACGGTATAGATATTTCAACTTCTTGTACATCTTTGCCACAAGAGAACATTAACAAACTTAAGCTGAATATTACAATTAATTTTTTCATTTTAGTATTTAGTTTAAAGCACAAATATAAGAAGCTATTTCTTTTTTTCTTTTCTTTTCTTTGCGTCTTGCTCTTTGTCAACAAGTTTCTTGCCAAAAAAATCTATATTAAAAGCTAATATTGGCAATATTCCCATTTGATATTTGTAGTCTATTTTGCCTGTATCTT
Coding sequences within:
- a CDS encoding 4a-hydroxytetrahydrobiopterin dehydratase is translated as MWKQVENELVKNFEFNDFSEAFAFMTRVALLAEIHNHHPWWSNVYNKVTIKLTTHDARNTITEKDRNLAKAIDKLLIE